The following proteins are co-located in the Rhodothermales bacterium genome:
- a CDS encoding bifunctional acetate--CoA ligase family protein/GNAT family N-acetyltransferase — MDISSAPSLAELTSRDPSHDVLRHEPRSLKPLFEPRSVAVIGATEKPHTVGRTLLWNLISSPFGGTVYPVNPKRPSILGIKAYPTVADVPEQVDLAVIATPAHTVPDVMRECAAAGVKGAIIISAGFKERGPEGVALETEVMDIARRGRMRLIGPNCLGVMHPPTGLNATFASATALPGSVGFISQSGALCTSILDWSFQENVGFSAFISVGSMLDVGWGDLIYYLGEDPKTRSIVIYMESIGDPRSFMSAAREVALSKPIIVIKAGRTEEASKAASSHTGALTGSDEVLDAAFRRCGVLRVDRISDLFFMSEILSKQPPPKGPRLTIVTNAGGPGVLATDALLTSGGKLASLSDAGIERLNKVLPETWSHANPIDLIGDASPQRYSDTLKILADEKDSDGILVILSPQAMTSPTETAREIRDLMHASKLPTLASWMGGESIEQGEKMLNEVGIPTFNYPDTAARMFSYMWQHAYRLAALYETPDFPVHPGEAPPAFDAANALIASVHADGRALLNEYESKQLLAAYGIPTVPTVLALDADAAVAHAETLGYPVVLKLLSNTITHKTDVGGVRLNLGAEAQVREAFEAIRTAVTTHYSAGDFLGVTVQPMIPLDGYELIVGSTMDPQFGPVMLFGTGGSLVEVFKDRALGLPPLNTTLARRIMERTKIYRALEGVRGRPPVDRGALERLMVRFSQLVVENRLIKEVEINPLLTNHERILALDARVVLHPPGTEPASLPKLAIRPYPQQYVSTWKMEDGSDVILRPIRPEDEPMMVNLHHDLSEQSVYFRYIQNLSLEHRTDHRRLARLCFIDYDREIAFVAEHQNPATNRAEIVAAARLSRNPDPVEAEVSILVHDDYQQRGVGTELLRRLLDAGRAEGLQRVTGQTLPENHGMRRLFEKLGFTVKYLPDERIVQAERHL, encoded by the coding sequence ATGGACATCTCCTCAGCCCCCTCGCTCGCCGAACTGACCTCGCGCGACCCGTCGCACGACGTCCTTCGCCACGAGCCCCGCTCCCTCAAGCCGCTTTTCGAGCCCCGGAGCGTCGCCGTCATCGGCGCCACCGAAAAGCCCCACACCGTCGGCCGGACGTTGCTCTGGAATCTGATCAGCAGCCCGTTCGGCGGGACGGTTTATCCCGTCAACCCCAAGCGCCCGAGCATCCTGGGCATCAAGGCGTACCCGACCGTGGCCGACGTGCCGGAGCAGGTCGACCTCGCGGTCATCGCCACGCCGGCCCACACGGTGCCCGACGTCATGCGCGAGTGCGCGGCGGCCGGCGTGAAGGGGGCGATCATCATCTCGGCCGGCTTCAAGGAGCGCGGCCCCGAGGGCGTCGCGCTCGAGACCGAGGTGATGGACATCGCGCGGCGGGGCCGCATGCGCCTCATCGGCCCCAACTGCCTCGGCGTGATGCACCCCCCGACGGGGCTCAACGCCACTTTCGCCAGCGCGACGGCGCTGCCGGGATCCGTCGGCTTCATCAGCCAGAGCGGCGCGCTCTGCACCTCGATCCTCGACTGGAGTTTTCAGGAAAACGTCGGCTTCAGCGCCTTCATCTCGGTCGGCTCGATGCTCGACGTCGGCTGGGGGGACCTGATCTACTACCTCGGCGAAGACCCGAAGACGCGGAGCATCGTCATCTACATGGAGTCGATCGGCGACCCGCGCTCGTTTATGTCGGCCGCCCGCGAGGTGGCCCTCAGCAAGCCGATCATCGTGATCAAGGCCGGCCGGACCGAGGAGGCCTCCAAGGCCGCCTCCTCCCATACCGGCGCCCTGACCGGCAGCGACGAGGTGCTCGACGCCGCCTTCCGCCGCTGCGGCGTGCTCCGGGTGGACCGGATCTCGGATCTCTTTTTCATGTCGGAGATCCTCTCGAAGCAGCCGCCCCCGAAAGGCCCACGCCTGACCATCGTCACCAACGCCGGCGGCCCCGGCGTGCTCGCCACCGACGCGCTCCTGACGAGCGGCGGGAAGCTGGCCTCGCTGTCCGATGCCGGCATCGAGCGGCTCAACAAGGTGCTGCCCGAGACGTGGAGCCACGCCAACCCGATCGACCTCATCGGCGACGCCTCGCCGCAGCGCTACAGCGACACCCTCAAGATCCTGGCCGACGAAAAGGACAGCGACGGCATCCTCGTCATCCTGTCCCCACAGGCCATGACCTCCCCCACGGAGACGGCCCGCGAGATCCGCGACCTCATGCACGCCAGCAAGCTGCCGACGCTCGCCAGCTGGATGGGCGGCGAGAGCATCGAGCAGGGCGAGAAGATGCTCAACGAGGTGGGTATCCCGACGTTCAACTACCCGGATACCGCCGCGCGCATGTTTTCCTACATGTGGCAGCACGCCTACCGGCTCGCGGCGCTGTATGAGACGCCCGACTTTCCCGTGCACCCCGGCGAGGCGCCGCCGGCGTTCGACGCGGCCAACGCCCTCATCGCCTCCGTCCACGCCGACGGCCGCGCCCTGCTCAACGAATACGAATCCAAACAGCTGTTGGCGGCCTACGGCATCCCGACCGTGCCGACCGTGCTCGCCCTCGACGCCGACGCCGCCGTCGCCCACGCCGAAACGCTCGGCTACCCGGTCGTGCTGAAGCTGCTTTCCAACACGATCACGCACAAGACCGACGTCGGCGGCGTCCGCCTCAACCTGGGCGCCGAAGCGCAGGTGCGCGAGGCCTTCGAGGCGATCCGCACCGCGGTAACCACGCACTACAGCGCCGGCGATTTCCTCGGGGTGACGGTGCAGCCGATGATCCCGCTCGACGGATACGAGCTGATCGTCGGCAGCACGATGGACCCCCAGTTCGGTCCGGTGATGCTGTTCGGGACCGGCGGGTCGCTCGTGGAGGTCTTCAAGGACCGCGCGCTGGGGCTGCCACCGCTCAACACCACGCTCGCGCGGCGCATCATGGAGCGGACGAAGATCTACCGGGCGCTCGAAGGCGTCCGCGGCCGGCCGCCGGTGGACCGCGGCGCGCTGGAACGCCTGATGGTGCGGTTCAGCCAGCTCGTCGTGGAGAACCGGCTCATCAAGGAGGTCGAGATCAACCCGCTGCTGACCAATCACGAGCGGATCCTCGCGCTCGACGCCCGCGTGGTGCTGCACCCGCCGGGCACCGAGCCGGCCTCGCTGCCCAAGCTGGCCATCCGCCCGTATCCACAGCAATATGTTAGCACGTGGAAGATGGAGGACGGCTCGGACGTGATCCTCCGCCCCATCCGGCCGGAGGATGAACCGATGATGGTGAACCTGCACCACGACCTGTCCGAACAGAGCGTGTATTTCCGATACATCCAGAACCTCTCGCTCGAGCACCGGACCGACCACCGCCGGCTCGCGCGGCTCTGTTTCATCGACTACGACCGCGAGATCGCCTTCGTCGCCGAACACCAGAACCCGGCGACGAACCGGGCCGAAATCGTGGCCGCCGCGCGCCTGAGCCGCAACCCGGATCCCGTCGAGGCCGAGGTCTCCATCCTCGTCCACGACGACTACCAGCAACGCGGCGTGGGCACCGAACTGCTGCGCCGGCTCCTCGACGCCGGCCGCGCCGAAGGGCTCCAGCGCGTGACCGGCCAGACCCTGCCGGAAAACCACGGTATGCGCCGGCTGTTCGAAAAACTGGGGTTCACGGTGAAATACCTGCCCGACGAGCGGATCGTCCAGGCGGAACGACACCTGTGA
- a CDS encoding acetoin utilization protein AcuC has protein sequence MHPVPIVFHPDYLKYCFGPGHPFSPKRQEALIDLFEAFGYPLETTPPPPATDADLLRIHTQDYLNAVASASVLAWTPGAARFGLDTDDVPIFPGMDEAARAIVGGTLEAARMVADGEADRVLQLGGGLHHAFPSRAAGFCVYNDLAVAIAMLGERGLRVAYVDIDVHHGDGVQWVFYRQPNVLTISLHESGEFLFPGTGMENERGVGEGVGTAVNVPFAPDTTPAEYLARFEAVVPAALEAFRPDLLIVEAGADAHVKDPLAHLSLTTHTFERLYRLLLDYADRYAGGRSVFTLGGGYDLDAAVRCWAILIHVLQERPLPERMPAAWLKRWEPAYPPGLTRSVHDP, from the coding sequence GTGCACCCGGTCCCGATCGTATTCCATCCCGACTACCTGAAGTACTGTTTCGGGCCGGGGCATCCGTTCAGCCCGAAGCGGCAGGAGGCCCTGATCGACCTGTTCGAGGCGTTCGGCTATCCGCTGGAAACGACGCCTCCTCCGCCGGCGACCGACGCGGATCTGCTCCGCATCCATACGCAGGACTACCTCAACGCCGTCGCCTCGGCGTCCGTGCTGGCATGGACGCCCGGGGCAGCCCGCTTCGGACTCGATACCGATGACGTGCCCATCTTCCCGGGCATGGACGAGGCGGCGCGCGCGATCGTCGGCGGCACCCTGGAGGCGGCGCGGATGGTGGCAGATGGCGAGGCGGACCGCGTGCTCCAGCTCGGAGGTGGGCTCCACCATGCCTTCCCGTCGCGCGCGGCCGGCTTCTGCGTGTACAACGACCTCGCGGTGGCGATCGCGATGCTCGGCGAACGCGGGCTCCGGGTAGCGTATGTCGACATCGACGTCCATCACGGCGACGGCGTGCAGTGGGTGTTCTACCGGCAACCCAACGTACTCACCATCAGCCTGCACGAGTCCGGCGAGTTCCTCTTCCCCGGTACGGGCATGGAAAACGAGCGGGGCGTCGGCGAGGGGGTCGGCACGGCGGTGAATGTCCCGTTCGCGCCGGATACCACGCCGGCGGAGTACCTCGCCCGTTTCGAGGCCGTCGTCCCCGCGGCGCTGGAAGCGTTTCGACCCGACCTGCTGATCGTCGAGGCCGGCGCCGACGCCCACGTCAAGGATCCCCTCGCCCATCTCTCCCTCACGACCCACACCTTCGAGCGGCTGTACCGGCTGCTCCTCGACTACGCGGACCGGTATGCCGGCGGCCGCTCCGTGTTCACCCTCGGCGGCGGGTACGACCTCGACGCCGCGGTCCGCTGCTGGGCGATCCTGATCCACGTCCTGCAGGAACGCCCGCTGCCCGAGCGGATGCCGGCGGCGTGGCTGAAACGATGGGAACCGGCGTATCCGCCGGGACTAACACGCTCGGTACATGACCCATGA